TTTCATGATCGCCTTTGCCGTTCACATAATAATTGAGCTGCACAGTGCGTGGATCCTTGCCCAAAAATTCAAAATCAATTTCATCATGTGCTGGCTCGCCATGCGGCGGACCAATATAGGTGAAAAAATTAGAGTTAATTCCCGATCCGGCCGCACTGCGCATTGAAACTTCGTAATATCCGTATCCATAGCGCGTGCGGGATTGAATTTCGCCGCAGCCATAAGCATGTTTCAAGCCCGATTGATCCGATAGCGTCATAATCAACCGCTTATCTTTTATAGCAATTCCAGACTTGCGCCATTCGCAGGATTGATGCTCTCCATTTGCCCAACCATGCGCAATAGTCCATTGCTTCTTATCAAGCGCACCATAATCATTGGTAAAAGGAATGGTGGTTGCTGCCCATGCGCTGGTCAATGGCAAAAAAACAGCTAATATCGCTGCAAATAAACTACGTAAACTTTGGTTCATACCGCCCTTAACTTAACTATGCAGCACAGTATGCCGACAAAAAGTTAATTTTTTCATATGATGTATTGATGGTAACTGTCAGTTAACTAGCTTTTTTTATGCTGCATTGCAATATTATTCATGCAAAGCTGTTAAATTAATTATTTAAGACGTGTGATTAAAAAATAAAATCTGCATCGGCCAAACCTGTACCGGTATAATTCTCGAGTAAGATTTCGGCATCCGTTACGCTGTCGCCATTGCTGTCTATTTGCAACACAGTATCGGCTCCTAGTTGCTCCCATCGCAGCTCTTTTGCTCCGGAAAATGCCGCATTTGCAATAAAGGCGGCTATGCCGCCCAAAGCGAAATCTGA
This region of Alphaproteobacteria bacterium genomic DNA includes:
- a CDS encoding family 16 glycosylhydrolase, yielding MNQSLRSLFAAILAVFLPLTSAWAATTIPFTNDYGALDKKQWTIAHGWANGEHQSCEWRKSGIAIKDKRLIMTLSDQSGLKHAYGCGEIQSRTRYGYGYYEVSMRSAAGSGINSNFFTYIGPPHGEPAHDEIDFEFLGKDPRTVQLNYYVNGKGDHEKIIALGFDASEDFHRYAFDWRPDSITWYIDGVQVHQTAPHAEIPSHPSKIFFSVWSGASSVNDWLGPFSYTKPVAAEVEWVKFTPHN
- a CDS encoding type I secretion C-terminal target domain-containing protein — encoded protein: DPLTGGAGDVIFEFAVSDTGIGAGNRDIITDFKQSGDADVIDLSDFALGGIAAFIANAAFSGAKELRWEQLGADTVLQIDSNGDSVTDAEILLENYTGTGLADADFIF